From a region of the Triticum aestivum cultivar Chinese Spring chromosome 7D, IWGSC CS RefSeq v2.1, whole genome shotgun sequence genome:
- the LOC123166371 gene encoding bystin isoform X2: MSASNHSGAGASFPSAPSPPPALTAATATPAAAAAAAPSTSSLSFPVPAIDGEDDDEDVDEFNGFDALSEYDAGVTEIDEEDEKALAAFMSKETSSKRSLGDIILQKIREKDATVST, translated from the exons ATGTCGGCCTCCAACCACTCCGGCGCCGGCGCCAGCTTCCCctccgccccctcgccgcccccggcCCTCACG GCCGCCACTGccacaccagccgccgccgccgccgcagccccgtcCACGTCGTCCTTGTCCTTCCCCGTCCCTGCTATCGATGGTGAGGATGACGATGAGGACGTCGACGAGTTCAACGGCTTCGACGCACTGAGCGAGTACGATGCTGGCGTG ACGGAGATCGACGAGGAGGATGAAAAGGCCCTCGCTGCATTCATGTCCAAGGAAAcctcctccaaacgatcgcttggtGATATCATCCTCCAGAAGATCAGAGAGAAGGACGCCACTGTCTCAACAT AA
- the LOC123166371 gene encoding bystin isoform X1, translating into MSASNHSGAGASFPSAPSPPPALTAATATPAAAAAAAPSTSSLSFPVPAIDGEDDDEDVDEFNGFDALSEYDAGVTEIDEEDEKALAAFMSKETSSKRSLGDIILQKIREKDATVSTCFLRD; encoded by the exons ATGTCGGCCTCCAACCACTCCGGCGCCGGCGCCAGCTTCCCctccgccccctcgccgcccccggcCCTCACG GCCGCCACTGccacaccagccgccgccgccgccgcagccccgtcCACGTCGTCCTTGTCCTTCCCCGTCCCTGCTATCGATGGTGAGGATGACGATGAGGACGTCGACGAGTTCAACGGCTTCGACGCACTGAGCGAGTACGATGCTGGCGTG ACGGAGATCGACGAGGAGGATGAAAAGGCCCTCGCTGCATTCATGTCCAAGGAAAcctcctccaaacgatcgcttggtGATATCATCCTCCAGAAGATCAGAGAGAAGGACGCCACTGTCTCAACAT GCTTTCTCCGTGATTAA